ACAACTTGCTAAACCCAAGCAAGATATGTGGCCCTTCCTAAAATGCTTACAAGCACACCACATTGAGCAGGTCGTATTTGTTTCGTTGATGGGTGTTGAGCATAATCCAATGACGCCACATCATCAAATCGAGCAGATGATCGAACAGTTACAGTTACCGTACACATTCATTCGACCGAGCTTCTTTATGCAAAATTTGAATACCACGCATCGCGTCGACATTCAGCAAAATCACGATTTGTTTATCCCAGCCGGGCGGTCGAAGACGAGTTTTATTGATACACGTGATATTGGTGAGATTGCGGGCGTGGCGTTACTAGATACACAATATTTACAACAGAAATTGACTGTGACTGGTCCAGAAGCGTTGACTTATCAGCAAATTGCGGCGCTAATGACTGAATCCTTTGGTCACCCGGTAACGTATCATCGACCGAGCTTATGGCGGTTTCGCCGCGTGATGTTGAAGCGGGGAATCAAGAAGGACTATGTTAATGTTATGGTAATGCTGTATTTGATTACCCAGTTGGGCAACGCTAAACGCGTGACCGATACGGCTGAAAAAGTGCTGGGTCACGCCCCGCATACGATGACAACTTACTTACGAGATTATGCAGATCAGTTACAGTAGTTAGGTCGAGGAGTAGGCATGTCATTTGGCAGTTGTGGGTTAATTTAGTGGTGAGCATGGTCAACAAAAAAACAGTTACCTCATTTTGAAGTAACTGTTTTTTAGCGGACATATCCAGTACAGACTAGCTAATTCAAGCAAACAGGCATTGAAGTAGGATGCCTGCTGATTTTTATAAGCGATAACGACTAGCAAATACAATGCTTAGGCATACTTATGTGCAATTTTAGCCGCAACGGCCGCCGCGATAGCACCAACTAGGTCATCAATAAACGTGTTAACAACGCCTGACTTATCAGTATCTAACTTCTTAATGACGCCTTCTTTAACTTTATCCACGTAACCATAATTAGTGACGCCGATGGTGCCGTAAATATTCGCCATATTAAGTGCTAAGCCTTCATCAACACCGAAGACGCCGGCGTCACTGGCAATGATAGA
This Lactiplantibacillus plantarum DNA region includes the following protein-coding sequences:
- a CDS encoding NmrA family NAD(P)-binding protein; this translates as MKILVIGGTGNIGLPLIQYLDQQVGVQVVAGAHNLHKDEQLLAAYPNVEIRRFDFLDETTFDAALRGIQKVFFVRPPQLAKPKQDMWPFLKCLQAHHIEQVVFVSLMGVEHNPMTPHHQIEQMIEQLQLPYTFIRPSFFMQNLNTTHRVDIQQNHDLFIPAGRSKTSFIDTRDIGEIAGVALLDTQYLQQKLTVTGPEALTYQQIAALMTESFGHPVTYHRPSLWRFRRVMLKRGIKKDYVNVMVMLYLITQLGNAKRVTDTAEKVLGHAPHTMTTYLRDYADQLQ